A single region of the Vanacampus margaritifer isolate UIUO_Vmar chromosome 13, RoL_Vmar_1.0, whole genome shotgun sequence genome encodes:
- the hdlbpa gene encoding high density lipoprotein binding protein a, producing the protein MSSVAVLTQESFNEHRIGLLPEQSGASTAAAGAAPVVAAPSAAGGEEEDTLPTYKDAFPPLPEKAATPEGTQETASAWANKMRSLKSSVITQVFHVPLEERKYKDINQFGDGEQGKVCVDIMHKTGAHLELSLAKDQGLSIMVSGKLDAVMKARKEIVSRLQTQASATVGIPKEHHRFVIGKNGEKLQELELKTATKIQIPRPDDPSNQIKISGTKEGLEKAKHEILLISAEQDKRAVERVNIDKVYHPFITGAYNKLVSEMTQETGARINVPPPSVNKTEIVITGEKEQVALAVAMIKKIYEDKKKNATTIAVEVKKSQHKYVIGPKGNTLQEILDRTGVSVEIPPSDSSSETVILRGEPDRLGQALTEVYAKANSYTVSSVTAPSWLHRFIIGKKGQNLAKITQQMPKVHIEFTEGEDKISLEGPTKDVQMMHSQIEAIVADLISRMDYTEISVDPKFHRHLIGKAGANINRIKELHKVTVRIPPDHEKSTLIRIEGDPQGVQEAKKELLELASRMENERTKDLIIEQRFHRAIIGQKGEKIKEVRDKFPEVIINFPDPAQKSDIVQLRGPRTEVEKCSKFMQKIVAEMMENSFSLSVPIFKQFHRNIIGKGGSNIKKIREETNTKIDLPAENSNSEMIIITGKKANCEAARVRILAIQKELANITELEVSIPSKLHNSLIGSKGRFVRSIMEECGGVHIHFPSEGSGIDKVTIRGPVEEVEKAKQQLLALAEEKQTKSHTAELRAKPEYHKFLIGKGGGNIRKVRDSTGARIIFPTADDKDQELITVIGTEEAVRDAQKELEELIKSLDNVIEDTMSVDPKHHRYFVSRRGQVLRDLADEYGGVMVSFPRTSAQSDKVTLKGAKECVEAAKKRMLEIVEDLDAQVTIECTIPQKFHRSIMGPKGSRIQQITRDHNVHIKFPDREDPQAVEAIQENGEANGEEKEPVDPNAPKKCDVIVISGRKERCEAAVEALKALVPVTIEVEVPFELHRYIIGQKGSGIRKMMDEFEVNIQVPAPEQQSDKIAITGLANHLERAKEGLLERVKELQAEQEDRALRSFKLTITVDPKYHPKIIGRKGAIITNIRTEHDVNIQFPEKNDENQDQITITGYEHKAIAAGDAIQAIVGELEEMISEDITLDSRVHARIIGARGKGIRRIMDEFKVDLRFPQSGAADPNRVTVTGRPELVDEAIDHLLNLEEEYLADVVENEAKMAYMRPSGGSHAAAEEHRGPSKGFVVREAPWTTGNEKAPDMSSSEDFPSFGAPVAAAAAATTKAFSWGPKRF; encoded by the exons ATGAGCTCAGTCGCCGTACTTACGCAGGAAAGCTTCAACGAGCACCGCATCGGGCTCTTGCCGGAGCAAAGTGGTG CAtctactgctgctgctggtgcTGCTCCAGTTGTAGCAGCACCCAGCGCCGCCGGGGGAGAAGAGGAGGACACCCTTCCCACCTACAAGGATGCCTTCCCACCGCTGCCCGAGAAGGCGGCCACGCCCGAAGGCACCCAGGAAACCGCCAGCGCCTGGGCCAACAAAATGCGTTCTCTGAAGTCTTCCGTCATCACCCAG GTTTTCCATGTTCCTCTGGAAGAGCGCAAGTACAAGGACATCAACCAGTTTGGGGATGGCGAGCAAGGGAAGGTCTGTGTGGACATCATGCACAAGACTGGAGCCCATCTGGAACTCTCCTTGGCCAAAGATCAGGGCCTCTCCATCATGGTGTCCGGAAAGCTGGACGCCGTGATGAAGGCGCGCAAGGAGATTGTGTCCCGACTGCAGACTCAG GCCTCGGCTACTGTGGGCATCCCCAAAGAGCACCACCGCTTTGTCATCGGCAAGAACGGGGAGAAGCTGCAGGAGCTGGAGCTGAAGACCGCCACCAAAATCCAGATCCCAAGACCCGACGACCCCAGCAACCAGATCAAGATCTCCGGCACCAAGGAGGGCTTGGAGAAGGCCAAGCACGAGATCCTGCTGATCTCGGCTGAGCAG GACAAGCGAGCCGTGGAGAGGGTGAACATCGACAAGGTGTACCACCCATTCATCACGGGCGCATACAACAAGCTGGTCAGCGAGATGACGCAGGAAACGGGCGCTCGCATCAACGTGCCGCCTCCCAGCGTCAACAAGACGGAGATCGTGATCACTGGGGAGAAGGAGCAGGTGGCCCTTGCTGTGGCTATGATCAAGAAGATTTACGAAGACAAG aagAAGAATGCCACCACCATCGCGGTGGAGGTGAAGAAGTCTCAGCACAAGTATGTGATCGGCCCCAAGGGAAACACCCTGCAGGAGATCCTGGACAGAACCGGCGTCTCGGTTGAGATCCCACCTTCCGATAGCAGCTCGGAAACCGTCATCCTTCGCGGGGAGCCCGACCGTCTCGGCCAGGCCCTCACTGAAGTTTATGCCAAG GCAAACAGCTACACGGTTTCCTCGGTAACAGCTCCCTCTTGGCTCCATCGATTCATCATTGGCAAGAAGGGGCAGAACTTGGCCAAAATTACCCAACAAATGCCCAAG GTGCACATTGAATTCACGGAGGGAGAAGATAAGATCTCCTTGGAAGGTCCCACCAAAGATGTGCAGATGATGCACAGCCAGATTGAAGCCATTGTTGCGGATCTC ATTAGTCGCATGGACTACACAGAGATCAGCGTGGATCCCAAATTTCACAGACATCTGATTGGGAAGGCTGGCGCTAACA tcAACCGCATCAAGGAGCTACACAAAGTGACCGTCCGTATCCCTCCCGACCACGAAAAGAGTACCCTGATCCGCATTGAGGGGGACCCCCAGGGTGTGCAGGAGGCCAAGAAGGAGCTGTTGGAGCTTGCGTCGCGCATG GAGAACGAGCGTACAAAGGATCTGATCATCGAACAGCGTTTTCACAGAGCCATCATCGGCCAAAAGGGGGAGAAGATAAAAGAAGTGCGCGACAAATTCCCAGAG gtcatCATCAACTTCCCCGACCCTGCGCAGAAAAGTGACATTGTTCAACTGAGGGGCCCACGGACCGAAGTGGAAAAGTGTTCCAAGTTCATGCAGAAGATTGTAGCTGAAATG ATGGAGAACAGCTTCTCGCTCTCCGTCCCAATCTTCAAGCAGTTCCACAGGAACATTATTGGGAAAGGTGGATCCAACATCAAAAAG ATTCGTGAAGAAACCAACACTAAAATTGACCTGCCTGCCGAGAACAGCAACTCTGAGATGATCATCATCACAGGCAAGAAGGCCAACTGTGAGGCGGCACGAGTGCGCATTTTGGCCATTCAGAAGGAATTG GCAAACATCACTGAGCTGGAGGTGTCCATTCCCTCCAAACTGCACAACTCCTTGATCGGCTCAAAGGGCCGCTTCGTACGCTCCATTATGGAGGAGTGCGGCGGCGTGCATATCCACTTCCCCAGCGAAGGCTCAGGCATTGACAAGGTCACCATTCGGGGTCCTGTGGAAGAGGTGGAGAAGGCCAAGCAACAACTTCTGGCTCTGGCTGAGGAAAAG CAAACAAAGAGCCACACAGCTGAGCTGCGTGCCAAGCCCGAGTACCACAAGTTCCTCATCGGAAAAGGCGGCGGTAACATACGCAAGGTGCGCGACAGCACCGGCGCCAGGATCATCTTCCCCACCGCCGACGACAAAGACCAGGAGCTCATCACGGTCATCGGCACCGAGGAGGCCGTTCGTGACGCCCAGAAGGAGCTGGAGGAGCTCATCAAGAGCTTG GACAACGTCATTGAGGACACAATGAGCGTGGACCCCAAGCACCACCGCTACTTTGTTTCTCGCCGCGGCCAAGTCCTGCGGGACCTTGCCGACGAATACGGCGGCGTGATGGTGAGCTTCCCACGCACTAGCGCGCAGAGCGACAAAGTCACCCTTAAAGGAGCCAAAGAGTGTGTGGAGGCAGCCAAAAAGCGCATGCTGGAGATTGTCGAGGACCTG GATGCTCAAGTGACCATTGAGTGCACCATTCCTCAGAAGTTCCATCGTTCCATCATGGGCCCCAAGGGCTCCCGAATCCAGCAGATCACGAGAGATCACAATGTACACATTAAGTTCCCTGATCGCGAGGACCCTCAAG CTGTGGAGGCCATCCAAGAGAACGGCGAAGCCAACGGTGAGGAGAAGGAGCCCGTCGATCCAAACGCGCCTAAGAAATGCGACGTGATTGTGATTTCTGGCCGTAAGGAGCGATGCGAGGCTGCTGTGGAAGCACTTAAG GCTTTGGTTCCCGTCACCATCGAGGTGGAAGTGCCTTTTGAGCTTCATCGTTACATCATCGGGCAGAAAGGAAGTGGAATTCGCAAGATGATGGATGAATTTGAG GTAAATATTCAAGTGCCTGCTCCTGAGCAGCAGTCCGATAAAATCGCCATCACCGGCTTGGCCAACCACCTTGAGCGTGCCAAAGAAGGACTATTGGAGCGCGTCAAGGAGTTGCAGGCCGAGCAGGAGGATCGG GCACTCAGGAGTTTCAAGCTGACCATCACTGTGGACCCCAAATATCACCCCAAAATCATCGGCCGCAAGGGTGCCATTATTACCAACATTCGTACCGAGCACGATGTTAACATCCAGTTCCCAGAAAAGAATGATGAAAACCAG GACCAGATCACCATTACAGGGTATGAGCACAAAGCCATAGCTGCAGGCGACGCCATCCAGGCCATCGTGGGGGAGCTGGAGGAGATGATTTCCGAGGACATCACTTTGGACAGCAGGGTCCACGCGCGCATCATCGGGGCCCGTGGCAAGGGCATTCGCCGCATCATGGATGAGTTCAAG GTTGATCTCAGATTTCCTCAGAGCGGAGCCGCCGATCCCAACCGTGTGACAGTGACGGGTCGTCCCGAGCTGGTGGACGAAGCCATCGACCACCTCCTTAACCTCGAAGAAGAATAC CTGGCAGACGTGGTGGAGAATGAGGCGAAAATGGCATACATGAGGCCCTCGGGGGGCAGCCATGCTGCTGCCGAAGAGCATCGCGGACCTTCCAAAGGCTTTGTGGTGAGGGAGGCTCCCTGGACCACCGGCAACGAGAAG gctCCTGACATGAGCAGCTCCGAGGACTTCCCCAGCTTCGGGGCCCCGGttgcagccgccgccgccgccaccaccaAGGCTTTTTCGTGGGGGCCTAAGCGCTTTTAA